ATAAAACGCTGCTTTGGCGCAGTTTTTTGGAAACCATTCGCCCATTACAGCGTTAACCCTGAATGCAGCCTTCCCGCCAAGGTCGAAAGAACCGCCCATTTTGAACGAGGCAGGCGCGCACCAAAGTCAATAATTGGCAATTCAGGGAACTCTTATGTCAGACAGGGACGTTGTGATTTCCGCGCGCGCGGTCAGCAAACGCTTTGGTACGGGCCCCCATGCGGTCCATGCCCTTGATGATGTTTCGGTTGATATCTTCCAGAACGAATTTTTCACCATGCTGGGCCCGTCAGGCTGCGGCAAAACCACGCTTTTACGCCTGATTGGCGGGTTCGAGCAGGCAAGCGATGGTGAAATCGCCCTTGAAGGTAAGGCGTTAAACGACCTGCCCCCCTTCAAACGGCCGATCAACACGGTGTTTCAGTCCTATGCGCTGTTTCCGCATTTAACCGTGCGTCAGAACATCACCTTTGGGCTGGAAATGCAAAATATGCCCAAGGATGCCGCCAATCGCCGGGCAGATGAAATGCTGGAACTCGTGCGCCTGGCCCAATTTGGCGACCGCCAGCCCAGCCAGCTTTCCGGTGGGCAACAACAGCGCATTGCCCTTGCCCGCGCATTGGCCCCGGCGCCAAAGGTTTTGCTGCTTGATGAACCGCTTTCTGCGCTTGATCTGAAACTTCGCAAGGAAATGCAGATCGAACTGAAACGCCTGCAAACCGAAACCGGCATTACCTTTGTTTTCGTGACCCACGATCAGGAAGAAGCCCTTGCCATGTCAGACCGCATTGCGGTGATGCAGGCGGGTAAAATCCTGCAAATCGGCTCGCCTCGCAAAATATACGAAAACCCGACCCACCGCTTTGTTGCCGATTTCATTGGCGACAGCAATTTTCTGCAGGGCGATATCCTGCCCGATGCCACCACCGGCATCCCGGCCAGCCTTGCCTTGCCGGGTGGTCAGAATGTCAGCCTTGCCGGGGTAATTCAAAATGGGTCCTCGTCCCCCACACCGGCCCCGGCCAGGGCCACCATTGCCATCCGCCCGGAACGCATCATGCTGCAACCACGTACCAACAGCGAAACCGCCCTGCATGGCCGG
The window above is part of the Thalassospira marina genome. Proteins encoded here:
- a CDS encoding ABC transporter ATP-binding protein; its protein translation is MSDRDVVISARAVSKRFGTGPHAVHALDDVSVDIFQNEFFTMLGPSGCGKTTLLRLIGGFEQASDGEIALEGKALNDLPPFKRPINTVFQSYALFPHLTVRQNITFGLEMQNMPKDAANRRADEMLELVRLAQFGDRQPSQLSGGQQQRIALARALAPAPKVLLLDEPLSALDLKLRKEMQIELKRLQTETGITFVFVTHDQEEALAMSDRIAVMQAGKILQIGSPRKIYENPTHRFVADFIGDSNFLQGDILPDATTGIPASLALPGGQNVSLAGVIQNGSSSPTPAPARATIAIRPERIMLQPRTNSETALHGRIDDVVYFGTDTTYHISLDDQTRLLTRVQNRDGAAMPFARGDQVDVTLPAAAIRILVD